The Roseimicrobium gellanilyticum DNA segment CATCAGTATTCCCACGTTCATCACGGGGCCGTTGATGATTGCCGTGCTCGGGTTGTGGCTTGGATGGTTGCCCATCGGGGGCTTTGGGACGTGGCAGCAGTTGATGCTACCCTCCATCTGCCTCGGCCTGCCGTTCCTGGCGTATGTGGCACGGCTCACCCGGAACAGTCTCCTGGACGTGATGTCGCAGAACTACATGCGCACAGCGAAGGCGAAGGGGCTGGATGACAGCACAGCGCTGCTGCGTCACGCGTTGAAGGTGGCCATTCTGCCGGTGGTCACCTACCTCGGCCCCATGGCCGCATATGTGCTCACCGGGTCGTTCGTAGTGGAGAGCGTGTTCAACATTTCAGGAGTGGGCATGGTGTTCGTGAATGGCATCCAGAACCAAGATCCCTTCCTCCTCTGCGGCGCGGTCATCGTGTATTCCGCGCTGCTGGTGTTCTTCAATTTCGCGGTGGATGTGACCTACACATTCCTGGACAAGCGCATCAAACTTCATGGCTGACGGGACCTCCACTGCCAATCGCTGGACCGGCGCCCCACCGAATGGATGGGACGTGCTGAAGCGCAATCGCGTGGCCATGGTGTCGCTGTGGTTCCTCGTGTTCGTGGCGCTCTCA contains these protein-coding regions:
- a CDS encoding ABC transporter permease, yielding MLAFILRRFFSSLVVLYFVVSLTFLLTTAQKGGPFEKEKMTATAKAEKERKYELDGPKWWQLARYQKRLLLERDMNVSIRYGDLTVAEILAQKLPNSLTLGACAFLIAAIGGVAFGFIAALRRDSWVDVSAMFFALGAISIPTFITGPLMIAVLGLWLGWLPIGGFGTWQQLMLPSICLGLPFLAYVARLTRNSLLDVMSQNYMRTAKAKGLDDSTALLRHALKVAILPVVTYLGPMAAYVLTGSFVVESVFNISGVGMVFVNGIQNQDPFLLCGAVIVYSALLVFFNFAVDVTYTFLDKRIKLHG